The Pirellulales bacterium genome has a segment encoding these proteins:
- a CDS encoding aspartate carbamoyltransferase catalytic subunit, with protein MSVETMERRVRPSAWTRRHLLGLEDLSAEEITLILDTALQFKEAARDGRRKIPALVGKTIANLFFENSTRTRTSFGLAGRRLSADVVDFSPSGSSLSKGETFIDTAKNIEAMGVDLVVVRHRTPGTPHLLAQNLDCSVVNAGDGPHEHPTQALLDILTIRDRRGDLKGLTVAMVGDIAHSRTARSNVWALKKLGANVILCGPATLVSKEWEHYGVEVCYDLDDVVRRSDVVNLLRIQFERQATAPFPSVREYALLYAMNKERLAQAKKDILILAPGPINRGVEVTPDVADGPHSVILEQVTNGVAIRMAVLWLLAGND; from the coding sequence ATGAGCGTCGAAACGATGGAGCGCCGCGTTCGACCGTCGGCCTGGACGCGGCGCCATCTGCTCGGCCTGGAAGATTTGTCTGCCGAGGAGATCACCCTCATCCTCGACACGGCGCTGCAGTTCAAAGAGGCTGCCCGCGACGGCCGACGCAAGATACCGGCCCTGGTGGGCAAAACGATCGCCAATCTGTTTTTTGAGAACTCCACCCGTACCCGCACCAGCTTTGGGCTGGCTGGCCGGCGGTTGAGCGCCGATGTGGTCGACTTTTCTCCCTCGGGCAGCAGCCTGAGCAAGGGAGAGACGTTCATCGACACGGCCAAGAACATCGAGGCGATGGGGGTCGATCTGGTGGTGGTGCGGCACCGCACGCCGGGCACGCCCCACCTCTTGGCGCAGAATTTGGATTGCTCGGTGGTGAACGCGGGGGATGGCCCGCACGAGCATCCCACGCAGGCGCTATTGGACATCTTGACCATTCGCGATCGGCGCGGCGACCTTAAGGGACTCACCGTGGCCATGGTGGGAGACATCGCGCATAGCCGCACCGCGCGATCGAACGTGTGGGCGCTGAAAAAGCTGGGGGCCAATGTCATCCTCTGCGGACCCGCGACGCTGGTTTCCAAGGAGTGGGAACACTACGGCGTGGAGGTGTGCTACGACCTGGACGACGTGGTGCGGCGCAGCGACGTGGTGAACCTATTGCGGATTCAATTCGAGCGGCAAGCGACGGCGCCTTTCCCGTCGGTGCGCGAGTACGCGCTGCTCTACGCGATGAACAAGGAGCGCCTGGCACAGGCGAAGAAGGACATTCTGATTTTGGCGCCGGGGCCGATCAATCGGGGCGTCGAGGTGACGCCCGACGTGGCCGATGGCCCACATTCGGTGATTTTGGAACAGGTGACCAACGGCGTGGCGATCCGCATGGCGGTGTTGTGGCTGTTGGCCGGCAACGACTGA
- a CDS encoding dihydroorotase, whose protein sequence is MSKILITGGRVIDPSQQIDRITNLLIEDGRIAGLDAAPAGDEQVIDASGLIVAPGLIDMHVHLREPGREEDETIRTGATAAVAGGFTSIVCMPNTEPPIDTQAQVEFVQHQAARADKANVYVAACVSKNREGKELAEIGQLINAGAVAFTDDGAPVYNSELLRRAYEYCLMFDKPILNHCEVTELTHGGVMHEGRVAMVLVLAGMPGAAEDVMVSRDITLAASTGGRLHVMHISTSGSVDLVRRAKGRGVRVTTEVCPHHFTLTDECLRSFDSNYKMSPPLRAQEDVEACIRGLADGTIDVICTDHAPHAPEKKMQELDRAPFGIVGLETALGLVGRCLVEAGHLDWPAAIEKLTINPARILGIDKGTLRVGADADVTIFDPHARWTVDPDKFQTKSRNTPFGGWELVGRAETVIVGGNIKFERAARALSAKA, encoded by the coding sequence ATGAGCAAAATCTTGATAACGGGCGGCCGGGTGATCGACCCGAGCCAGCAGATCGACCGCATCACCAATTTATTGATCGAGGACGGACGCATTGCCGGTCTGGACGCGGCGCCCGCCGGCGACGAGCAGGTGATCGACGCCAGCGGCCTGATTGTGGCGCCGGGGCTGATCGACATGCACGTCCACCTGCGCGAACCGGGGCGCGAGGAGGACGAAACCATTCGCACCGGCGCGACGGCGGCGGTGGCGGGGGGGTTCACCTCAATTGTTTGCATGCCCAACACCGAGCCGCCGATCGACACGCAGGCGCAAGTGGAGTTTGTGCAGCATCAGGCGGCGCGGGCCGACAAGGCCAACGTGTACGTCGCCGCGTGCGTGAGCAAAAACCGCGAGGGGAAGGAACTGGCCGAGATCGGCCAGCTTATCAACGCCGGCGCCGTGGCCTTCACCGACGACGGCGCCCCGGTCTACAACTCGGAGCTATTGCGCCGCGCTTACGAATATTGCCTGATGTTCGACAAGCCGATTCTCAATCACTGCGAAGTCACCGAACTGACCCACGGCGGCGTGATGCACGAGGGGCGGGTGGCGATGGTGCTGGTGCTGGCGGGCATGCCGGGCGCGGCGGAAGACGTGATGGTGAGCCGCGACATCACGCTGGCGGCCTCCACCGGGGGGCGACTGCACGTGATGCACATCTCGACCAGTGGCAGCGTCGATCTGGTGCGCCGCGCCAAAGGGCGTGGCGTGCGGGTGACGACCGAGGTGTGCCCGCACCACTTTACGCTGACCGACGAGTGCCTGCGGAGCTTTGACTCGAACTACAAGATGAGCCCGCCGCTGCGGGCGCAAGAGGACGTGGAGGCGTGCATCCGCGGACTGGCGGACGGCACGATCGACGTGATTTGCACCGACCACGCGCCGCACGCGCCGGAAAAGAAGATGCAGGAACTGGACCGGGCGCCGTTTGGCATCGTGGGGCTGGAGACCGCGCTGGGGCTAGTAGGCAGATGCCTGGTGGAGGCCGGCCATTTGGACTGGCCGGCAGCGATCGAAAAGTTGACCATCAATCCGGCCCGCATCCTCGGCATCGACAAGGGGACGCTGCGCGTCGGCGCCGACGCCGATGTGACGATCTTTGACCCGCATGCCCGCTGGACGGTCGATCCCGACAAATTCCAGACCAAGAGCCGCAACACGCCATTTGGCGGCTGGGAACTGGTGGGGCGCGCGGAGACGGTGATTGTGGGGGGCAACATCAAGTTCGAACGCGCGGCGCGAGCGCTGTCCGCCAAGGCCTGA
- a CDS encoding NYN domain-containing protein — MSLLIDGYNLIFQTNFFGSGNDPRSLERSRKRLLDFLVNSFDEATRQRTTVVFDAKNAPHGLPRCEHYHGITVHFAAEYDNADAMIGDLLRHDSVPRQMTVVSSDHEVQKAAKRRRAKFIDSEVWYERILRQRAEPPTAPEDPTRSHGPLLTPEEISLLAKEMAEEQREDIFPPGYAEDLFGEEDP; from the coding sequence ATGTCGCTCTTGATCGACGGCTACAACTTGATATTTCAGACGAACTTCTTCGGCAGCGGGAACGATCCTCGTTCTTTGGAACGCTCGCGAAAGCGGCTATTGGATTTTCTTGTCAATTCTTTCGACGAGGCGACGCGCCAGCGGACCACGGTGGTGTTCGACGCGAAGAACGCGCCCCACGGCCTGCCGCGCTGCGAGCATTACCACGGCATTACCGTGCATTTTGCCGCGGAATATGACAACGCCGACGCGATGATCGGCGATTTGCTGCGCCATGATTCGGTGCCCCGGCAGATGACGGTGGTCTCCAGCGACCATGAGGTGCAAAAGGCGGCCAAACGCCGCCGCGCCAAATTCATCGACAGCGAAGTTTGGTATGAGCGCATCTTGCGCCAGCGCGCCGAGCCACCCACGGCGCCGGAAGACCCGACCCGCAGCCACGGTCCGCTATTGACGCCTGAGGAAATCTCCTTGCTAGCCAAGGAGATGGCGGAGGAGCAGCGCGAAGACATCTTTCCGCCGGGTTACGCCGAGGACTTGTTCGGCGAAGAAGACCCGTGA
- a CDS encoding tetratricopeptide repeat protein, which yields MKMRKPYPNLRTRILPLGALAALVCAAASGCSMVSSTQNAQGVSAYQQGNYQGALQKFQQAMYTDPNDADSYYNYAATLHRLGNLQNQKAAIEQAERYYHQAIDRNPNYTQAYRGLAVLLKEQSRSEDAFRLLEGWAQRSPSLSDAKVELARLFEEVGDKQAAKTQLLEALERDPYSSRALAALGKVQEDLGNSEQALANYQRSLWQNSVQPEIQARVAALQSALGTKPLAPQNMTPAPAASDTRTVVNPSPVYR from the coding sequence ATGAAAATGCGCAAGCCGTATCCCAATCTACGAACCAGAATCCTGCCGCTCGGCGCGCTGGCCGCTCTGGTTTGCGCCGCGGCCAGCGGCTGTTCCATGGTCTCCTCGACGCAGAACGCCCAGGGAGTGAGCGCCTATCAGCAAGGCAATTACCAAGGCGCGTTGCAGAAGTTTCAGCAGGCCATGTACACCGACCCCAACGACGCCGACAGTTACTACAACTACGCGGCCACGTTGCACCGCCTGGGTAATCTGCAGAACCAAAAGGCGGCGATCGAGCAAGCCGAGCGTTACTACCATCAAGCCATCGATCGCAATCCCAACTACACGCAGGCCTATCGCGGCCTGGCCGTGCTGCTAAAGGAGCAGTCGCGCAGCGAAGACGCGTTCCGCTTGTTAGAAGGTTGGGCGCAGCGCAGCCCGTCGTTGTCCGACGCCAAGGTGGAACTGGCCCGGCTTTTCGAGGAAGTGGGAGATAAGCAGGCCGCCAAAACTCAATTGCTCGAAGCGCTCGAGCGCGATCCCTATAGTTCGCGCGCGCTCGCCGCGCTCGGCAAGGTGCAAGAAGACCTCGGCAACAGCGAGCAGGCGCTGGCCAACTATCAACGTTCACTGTGGCAAAACTCGGTGCAGCCCGAGATTCAGGCCCGCGTGGCCGCGTTGCAATCCGCGCTGGGGACCAAGCCGCTAGCGCCGCAGAACATGACCCCCGCGCCGGCCGCCAGCGACACGCGCACGGTGGTGAATCCCTCCCCCGTTTACCGTTAA
- a CDS encoding sigma-70 family RNA polymerase sigma factor, giving the protein MAFDPSTDDRCVIDRCIAGDQRAMVELLERFRGQVYGLCYRMLNNRQDAEDALQETFIRVFRNLHSWDRQRDFKPWLLAIAGNRCRTLLGARKRRPAPTVLVDELLDSSDSGDGLITLVEEVRLALLGLREEYRRAFLLFHEQELSYLEIAEILDCPVGTVKTWIHRARRELAHCLRGRGVVEDAPL; this is encoded by the coding sequence ATGGCCTTCGACCCTTCGACCGACGACCGGTGTGTGATCGATCGCTGTATCGCGGGCGATCAACGGGCGATGGTCGAGTTGTTGGAGCGCTTTCGCGGGCAGGTGTACGGCCTCTGTTACCGGATGCTCAATAATCGGCAGGACGCGGAAGACGCGCTCCAAGAGACGTTCATTCGCGTGTTTCGCAATTTGCATAGTTGGGATCGCCAGCGCGATTTCAAACCTTGGTTATTGGCCATTGCCGGCAATCGTTGTCGCACGCTACTGGGCGCCCGCAAACGGCGCCCGGCGCCAACCGTGTTGGTCGACGAGCTACTCGATTCGTCGGATAGCGGCGACGGCCTCATCACGCTGGTGGAAGAAGTGCGATTGGCCTTGTTGGGATTGCGCGAAGAATACCGTCGCGCGTTTTTGTTGTTTCACGAACAGGAATTGTCATACCTCGAAATCGCGGAGATTCTCGATTGTCCTGTCGGCACGGTGAAGACCTGGATTCATCGAGCCCGTCGAGAATTGGCGCACTGTTTACGAGGTCGTGGAGTGGTTGAGGACGCCCCCCTATGA